The Blastopirellula sediminis sequence CATCCAATCGAGGATCCGGCAGCCGAGCTGCACCAGCGACGCGTCCCCCCGGTATTCTCCTTCCTGCATCACAAACCAGGCCGCTTCGATCGCATGTCCTGGATTGAGCGTTCGTCCATCGAAGTGATTGAGGACCTCCCCCTCCAGGCCAACGGTCTCCATCACGCACTCCAGCTTTTCCTTGACGTGATAGGTGCGGATGGCGTCGATGCTGCGGTCGATCCACTCGTTCGCCTCTTCCAGGCCGATCGACTCGCGCAGCTCTTGCGCCGTGTTGATCGTGATCATCGGGAAGCCGATCCCGCGCGTCGGGCGGACGTCGGTGAATTTGGGGGTCACTCCTTGCGGATTCAGATTGTGCTGGATGAAGCGATGAAAGAGTGCGCGGGCCTTGGTTGCGTATTCGTCGCTGCCGGTCGCCTTGGCGTACTGGGCGAAGGCGATCGCCGCGAACGATTCGCTGAAGGCGTAGCGGCGTTTGCGGATCGGGGCGCCTTCGCGCGTGACGTGAAACCACATGCGACCGTCGGCGGAATCAAAGCAGTGTCGCTCGATAAACTGAATGGTTTGCTCCGCTTGCTGGAGCCATTCCTCGCGTCGCTCGACCTGGTTGTACAGCTTTCCCATGAGCCAGGCGAAACGCCCCTGTTGCCAGACTCCCTTGTCGGTGTCGAGAAGCGAACCGTCTCGATTGACCGCGGTCATGATCCCGCCGTACTGCCGGTCGACGGCATGCCGCAGCCAATACGGGACGACATTTTGCAGCAATCCGTCTCGATAAAGTGAGAGCAATTCCGAGCGACGCGCATCATTCATAAGCGGGCGATTCCGGGACCGGCGGACCATCGTCATAGATCGTCAGGCCGGCGAGATTCTTACTGGTTTGAGGAACGAGCGAACTGGCGAAGTAGCCAACGACAAAGCAAACGGTAATGCCGATGGCGGTGAAGAGATACCCGCTGACGCTGGAGTATCGCCACAAGGCGAACATTACCGCAGCGCCAACCAACGCGCCGATCATGGCGCCTGCTTCGTTGGCGCGGCGCGTCAATGCTCCCAACAGGAACAAGCCGCCGAGCACGCCCATGAAAAGGCCGATCACTTGGATGAACGCGTCGAACAGGGAGCGAATCGATGGGTCAGCAAAGACCAGCCCCAGCGCCGTTCCCACGATGCCGATCAACAACGTGCAAATCCGCGCGGCGTTCAGATAGCCATGTTCGGTGCGGCAAGCGTTTAGCGGTTTTAAAAAGTCAGTGACGATCGTCGTGGCGGTCGAGTTCATGCTGGTCGAAACGGTTGACTGCGCCGCGGCGAAGATGCCGGCTACGATCAAGCCGGCGAGTCCAGCCGGAATCTCGCGAGCAATAAACAGCGGAAAGATCTGATCAGTGGTGATCGTCGGGTCGAGCTTCTCAGGATGGCTTTGGTAGAACGCATGGAGCGCGGTCCCGATGCCGAAGAAGAGGAGCGTCGCGGGAACCGAGAGGACGGCGTTGGTCCAAATCGACCGTGCGGCGAGCGTCTGCGTTGGCGTCGTCATGTAACGCTGCACCACCGCCTGATCGGCGGTGTAGGAGGAAATGTTTTGGGCGATCGCGCCGACTACGACGACCCAGAGTGCGGTTTGCGTGGCAGTGGCGTCCCAGTGAAGGTGCGCCAGATTAAACTTACTTTCCGCGGTAGCGACCGAAAGAAACCCGTTCATGCCGCCGTCGACGCCGGAGATCAACAAGCTGATCGCCAGGATCGCTCCGCCGAGCAGCACGAAGGTTTGAATCGTGTCGGTCCAAATGACCGCTTCGATCCCGCCCATCGTGCAGTAGAGAATGCTAAGTACCCCCATCAGCAGTACCGACTGCATCGGCGTCAGCGGCGTAGCGATCGCCAAGGCCAAGCCGGTCAACGACATCACTACCCCCATCCGAAACGTATGGAACAGCGCGAAGCTGGCGCTGGCGAACATTCGCACGGAGGAGCCAAACCGCTTTTCCAGGTATTCGTACGCACTGGTCGCGTCGATGCGGCGAAAGAAGGGGAGGGCGCCGTAGACCGCCAGAATTGCGACCAGCGGAATCGTGAAATTGCCGATGGCAAACGCCCAGTCTTGCGCGTACGCCTTCGAGGGAATGCCGGTGAAGGTCAACGAACTGAGCATCGTGGCGAAGATGCTGCACCCGGCCGCCCACCACGGAATCCGCATCCCACCGCGGAAGAAGTCGTCAGTGTTCTTGTTGAGCCGCGCGAAATAAACGCCGACGCCGACCATCGCCGCCAGGTAGGCGAAGAGGACGAAGTAATTGAGCATGCCGAAGCTTTTGGCTGACGGAATCGACGTGATTCGCCAGACGTGCGGCGAACGAACCCGCGGCCGAACTTCGCCGCTCGGCACGATGATCGCGTCTCCCCAACGAACGGCGGTTGTCGTGACAAGGTTCTCCGGCGTGCTGCCGGCCGAAGACCAGGTATCGGTGATCGTGTGATAACAGAGGGCCTCGCGAGGAAAACCCGGATGCTCGTCTTTCAACACGTCCGACTTGTCGAAGTTGCTTTCGTCCGCGCCCCCCACGACCAGGATATGACTTTGCCCGCTGCCGACCGCTTCCCCTGCCATGATGACGCGGGGAGCGTCGGCACGCTGTTTCCATTCGCCGGCGATCGGTTCGAACCGCCAAACGTCGCGCAGAAATTGCGTCTTTCCTTCTTCCTGACGTCGTCCGCCGATCACGTACAAGCAGTTGCGGAACCCATCATGCTGCGCCGCAACCAAAGCGAACGCACGCGTCGGTCCAGGAAGCGCCGGAAGCGAACGCCAGGCGTCCGCTTCGCCCGACTGCAACTTCGCTAGGTCGATCGCCCAGAGTTTGTTTGTGGCGCTGTCGAGTCCTAGCCCTTCCTGGCCGCAGGCGACGTAAACCGTCTTGTCGATCAGCGCGGCCTGAACGTAAGAGCAGGGGACCGGCAGCGGTGCGCAAGAAGTGGTTGTAATCTTTTCGCCGTCCCAGCCTAGTAAGAAGGTATCGCTATACGTCCGCTGCGCGTCATTGCCGCCGATGCACAGCACGCCGTCAGGCGTCGAAACGCTGGCGCCGTAAGCGATCGGCCGCGGCAGTTTTCCCCCGTCGCGCCAGACGTACTCTCCCTCTTGCTGAGTCAGCACATGAATTTGATCGACCCACTGCTTGTCGTTTTCCCACACTGGCCGGGGAAAGTTCGCGCCGCCGGCGACGATCAACGCGTTGTTGCTAACGCCGGCGAAGGGACCAGCGACGCCCAGTTCGTTCGGCAGCGGCGGCAGTTCGTTCCACTCTAGCCAGTTTCTATCTTCCGCCATGCAGGGAGAGAGCAACGCGAAGAGCAGGAGGACGGCAAGCGACAATCGGCGCGAATTCAAATTCGGGGCAAGCAAGTTCGGCACGCTAGGTTGACTCCGGTGGGGTCGCGCCCAGATCAGGCGTTGGCCTGAAGGGGCAAGCGACTATCGAGTGACGAACCCCTCGAAAAAGCCGACCTGACAGAGCAATTCACGCAGGCGAATCTTTTCGTCCGGCGTGAGTGCGCGTTGCGGTAGGCGACAGTCGCCGAAGTCATAGCCGAGCATTCCCAGAATCGCTTTCATCGCCGAATGGAACGGGAAGGTTCCGATGGCGTTGATCATTTCGATCGCTTGATTCTGCAAAGCGCGGGCTTCGTTCCAGTCGCCCGCCTCAAATGCTGCGATGATCTGGTGGTAGAGAGGGGCGGCGATATTATACGTGCTGCCGATTGCGCCCGTCGACCCAGAAGCGAGCGCGCCGAGCAACATCTCGTCGCAGCCCCAAACGACGTCAAATCGCTCGTTTTGCAGCTTCAAGCATTGTTGGAATTCATGCAGTTTGGTGTCGGTATATTTCAGTCCGACCAGATTTGGAATCTGCTGGCCGCCCAGTTGCATGAACTGCGCGATGTCGATCGACGAGCCGGTCAGGACCGGAATGTGATAGTAGTAGAAGGGGAGATTCGGCGCTCCGCCGGCGATTTCCCGCATGCAGTCGACCAACAGTTGGGCCGATTGGACCTTGAAGTAGGAGGGGCACGTGGCCGAAACCGCATCGGCGCCAATCGCCTGCGCGTGGGCGGCCAATTGTTTCGCTTCCACGACGCTGTTGTGCCCGACCTGGATAATCACCGGCAAACGACCATCGGCCGCTTGCACATAGCTTTCGGCAACCAGCCGACGTTCTGCGCTGGTGAGCGACATCCCTTCGCCGGTGCTGCCGCAGACGTAAAGTCCGCTGACGCCGGCGGCAATCAAGTGCTCCACCATCTGCGGCGTTTGCTCTAAGCGAAGCTGGCCGACTGCGTCAAAAGGGGTATAGGTCGCGGCGATCAGGCCGGTCAATCGTTTGGCGTTCAAAGTGGGGTGCTCCTGAGGCGGCGTCTATATTCTGCGGCTGACTAACGGGGCGGAAGTTGGAGATAGTTTTGATATTCCCATGACTCGCCGACGGCGTATTTGCCGTTCTTGCGCTTCTGGACGACCCTGTCATGTTCTTCCGCGAGACGCTTTAGCGCAGCAGGGGAAAGAAGTGGATCGTCATGTTGCAGGCGGAACGTCTGCAATTGGGCCAGCAACTTTTGCCGAACCGGTTCATACTTCGGATCGTTGGCTAAGTTCGTGAATTCCCAAGGATCGGCTTTAAGGTCATACAATTCGACCTCCGGCGGCGAGCGCCACGTTTCGTAGGCCTGACGAACAGGCGGTTCGGCAGCAGCGATCTCCGCTTCGGTTGTTCCGTAGACGAAGAAACTGTTGGCGTGATTCGCATACGCATCAGCGACAGGATTCGTCCGGTCGGGCGTCAAATTCAAAATCAACTTGAACTGCCGATCGCGAAGCGTCCGCTGCGGAAAGAAACTGTCGGCGCTATAGGCGGTTCGTTCCGCGAACAAGAAGTCGCGCCACGCAATATTCTCATTGCGGGCCAATGGAAGCAACGATTTCCCCGGAAGAGTTTCGCTCGGCGGCAATCCAGCGGCGTCCAAAATGGTTGGGAGAATGTCGACGGTCGAAATCAATTCGTCTCGCACTACTCCAGACGGTAAATGCCCGGGCCATTGGACGATCAGCGGAATTCGGAGTCCTCCCTCGTAGCAGGTCGCTTTGCCACGCGAAAACTGAGCGCCATGATCGCCGAAATAGATGATCATTGTATCTTCGGCCTTGCTCGACTTGTTGAGTTCGTCCAGCAACATGCCGATTCCAGCGTCAAGACGCATGATGCAGTTGTAGTAGTTGGCGACTCCCTCGCGGATACGAGTATTGTCGACGCCGATAAAGGGAAGCGTTTTCACGTCGTCGGCGCTAAGCGGTTGCTTTGGCAAGCCGTACTGCTGTCGCAAAAGGGGGAAATGAGCGTCGGGAAAGTTGACTGTCAGAAAGAAGGGCTGATCCGAGTCGTTGATGAACTTCGCCGCCGCCTCGACATACTGGGCGACAGGGCGATCGCCAAAGCCGTTGCCGGTGATAGCCTTGTAATCGAAGGGGAACGCCGACTCTGGATTGACGTGTAATTTGCCGATGATGCCAGTACGATAGCCATTCTGGCGTAGCACGCTGGGGATATTGTCCCACGCTCGAAACATTGCGTAGCGGTGCGTCGCCAGACCGATCTGGCCATTCTGAAAGGGAAATAGCCCGGTCAAGTAGCTCGCTCGAGACGAAGAGCAAATAGGGTGGGTCACATAGGCGTTCTCGAACCGGCATCCGCGTGCAGCCAATCGATTAAGATTCGGCGTTTGCGCGTATGGATCGCCATAGCAACCAAGTTCCTGGCCGTTGTCCTCCGAGATGATTACCAAAATGTTCGGCCGCTTCTTTGCGGTGGTGCGCTCGTTGATTGTCGCTGCTGTGGTGAAGGGAGATGCCGGCAATCCAGCGCCATTGAAAAAGTTAACGCTTGGCTGCGGAAACGGCGACCAGGCGTAGCGCGCCATCTGCGGCGCCGGAACTTCTGGGCTGGTTAGAATGACCGATGCACCGATGATTTTCGCAATGGCGGAGTGGAAATTGCCGTCAGCGCCGGCGAGCTCAAAATGTCGTAGCGGCTTCCCGTCGCTCGACACCAGGCCGCTGTTGACGTGGTCGAACGTGAGGCGGAATTGATTCCCTTTCGCCTCGCAGTTGCAAAAGAGGGGACCGCAGTCGTCGGCCGCTTGCGGCTGTTGATAGACGTTCGCCAGCGCCCAATAGGCGAGCCGATCGCCAACGACCTGTTTGGCGTGCGGATGGACGTTGGTGCGTTCGCCGGTATCGATGGTGATCGCCATCCCGACGTTCTCCAGTTGATCGAGCATTCGCCGCTGACCATCACGAAACGCCGGCCACTCGGGACGCTCGATCGCAGGTAGTTGCACTTGCAGAAATGGAAGGTCGGCTCGCCCCCATTGCTTGCGCCAATCGGCGATCATCGCTGGCAACAGCGTATTGTGCTGCACGACGCGCTCCGCCGTTTCGGCGTTCGATTCTCCCTGGTACCAGAGGACGCCCCGAATGGCCAGAGGAATGACCGGCGCGACCGCGGCATCCCAAAGGAACCCGGGCTTGAACGGATGGTTGGGACCAAGATCGTCGCTGGGAACTTGTGCGCCGGCTTGAATGTTAGGAAGTAGATTCTCGACGCCGCGCATCTTACAGAAGTCGCCGAGGAGCGGATTGCGCAGCCAGTCTCCGGCGACCAGTCCTTGCAGCTCGGGCGTCGATTCCAGCAACTCGCGACGCATCCAGGCTTCGGTCGGCGAGCCTCCTTGGCCAACGTTGATCAGACCAATTGGCACGTTGAGCGTTTCCTCGAGCTTCCGGCCAAAGTACCAGCCGACGGCCGAAAACTCAGAAGCTGACTCAGGGGACGCCGTCTCCCACTGTCCGACGCAATAGTTTTCAGGCAGAAGGTGCGAGAGATGTTCGGCGTTGTTGACTCGTGGAACGCCGGGGGCGCCTCCTTGCAGATTGAGCAACCGAATCAAGGGACGGTTGGCGGCGGCGATTTCTTCCGCGCCATGGTTAGTTGAACGGAGCGGCCAGGCCATGTTCGACTGACCGGCACAATACCAAACTTCGCCGATCAGAATGTCGCTAATGGTCACGCGCGAGCCTTCGCTCTCGACTTCCAGTTCAACCGGCGTACGGCTCGCTTCGCGAACAGGAAAGGTAACCTGCCAACGTCCTGTTCGACTGGCGACTGTCGATTGACGCTCGTCGCCCAGACGGACGTCAACGCTTGCTCCGACCGGAGCCGTTCCCCAGATCGGCAGCGGAAGATCGGCTTGCAGCACCATGTGATCGCCGAAAACTTGCGGCAGCGACAGTCCGACCGGTTTTTTGGCCGTTGGTTTCGGCTGTTCAGCGCCGATCACGTCGACCAGCGGGACTCGCTGGAATTGAAGATGCGATCCGCTTCCTTCGTAAATGATGCCGATCGTTTCGGAATCGATCATCGTCATACAGCTGTAACCGGCGCCGCTTCCTTCGTCCAGCAACAGTCGATTCTCTTGCGGCCAACTCTTGCCGCCGTCGGGCGAACCCTTGATCATGATCCGCTGGCGGCCGCTTAGGCTGTCGGGGTTCGAGAAGAGGAGCCAGCCGGGCTGTTCGTGGACCAGTTCACGATTGACGTTGATCAGGCTCGCCATGCAGGCCGTCGGTTCGATTAGCGAACGACGGGAAGTGGGGTGCTCCTTCCACGTCTTGCCCATGTCGGTCGTCGTCATCACGACGCGGGTCGACTCTCGGTTGTAGCGGCAGTTGAGCATCAGTACGCCCGGCTCGACTTCGACGACCTGCGCTTCGGTCGTGTCGTCAAAAGCGCCGGCGCCTGCGTGCCACGTTTTGCCATGATCCTTGGAGTAGATGATCGTTGAGTGAGGGAGTCGCTGCTGCTCTGGCGGATCTTGATACTGCGCGGCGAAGACGAGCGTGCCGTCCTGCATCGCGATCCCCTTGCCGGGACCTTGCAGTAAGAGAGACCATTCAGGGCGTTTAACCTGTGCGGTGATGTTGATTGGCGCGGACCAGGTGCGTCCATCGTCGCTTGAGCGGACGAGCATCAACTGGCCCGTTTCTTCCGGCGAAAGCCCTTGGCCGGAGCGATGCCAAGCGCGATCCCCGTGACTCCACAGGGCGGCGACCCAGATGTCGCCGGTCGCTGGA is a genomic window containing:
- a CDS encoding AGE family epimerase/isomerase, whose amino-acid sequence is MNDARRSELLSLYRDGLLQNVVPYWLRHAVDRQYGGIMTAVNRDGSLLDTDKGVWQQGRFAWLMGKLYNQVERREEWLQQAEQTIQFIERHCFDSADGRMWFHVTREGAPIRKRRYAFSESFAAIAFAQYAKATGSDEYATKARALFHRFIQHNLNPQGVTPKFTDVRPTRGIGFPMITINTAQELRESIGLEEANEWIDRSIDAIRTYHVKEKLECVMETVGLEGEVLNHFDGRTLNPGHAIEAAWFVMQEGEYRGDASLVQLGCRILDWMWKRGWDEEYGGLLYFVDLYGLPVQEYWHDMKFWWPQNETIIATLMAYQLTGDEKYAAMHQQIHDWAYRHFPDPEHGEWYGYLHRDGRISTPLKGNLWKGPFHLPRMQLICWKLLDRGASAADRQAALGQVAT
- a CDS encoding sodium:solute symporter family transporter; translation: MIWARPHRSQPSVPNLLAPNLNSRRLSLAVLLLFALLSPCMAEDRNWLEWNELPPLPNELGVAGPFAGVSNNALIVAGGANFPRPVWENDKQWVDQIHVLTQQEGEYVWRDGGKLPRPIAYGASVSTPDGVLCIGGNDAQRTYSDTFLLGWDGEKITTTSCAPLPVPCSYVQAALIDKTVYVACGQEGLGLDSATNKLWAIDLAKLQSGEADAWRSLPALPGPTRAFALVAAQHDGFRNCLYVIGGRRQEEGKTQFLRDVWRFEPIAGEWKQRADAPRVIMAGEAVGSGQSHILVVGGADESNFDKSDVLKDEHPGFPREALCYHTITDTWSSAGSTPENLVTTTAVRWGDAIIVPSGEVRPRVRSPHVWRITSIPSAKSFGMLNYFVLFAYLAAMVGVGVYFARLNKNTDDFFRGGMRIPWWAAGCSIFATMLSSLTFTGIPSKAYAQDWAFAIGNFTIPLVAILAVYGALPFFRRIDATSAYEYLEKRFGSSVRMFASASFALFHTFRMGVVMSLTGLALAIATPLTPMQSVLLMGVLSILYCTMGGIEAVIWTDTIQTFVLLGGAILAISLLISGVDGGMNGFLSVATAESKFNLAHLHWDATATQTALWVVVVGAIAQNISSYTADQAVVQRYMTTPTQTLAARSIWTNAVLSVPATLLFFGIGTALHAFYQSHPEKLDPTITTDQIFPLFIAREIPAGLAGLIVAGIFAAAQSTVSTSMNSTATTIVTDFLKPLNACRTEHGYLNAARICTLLIGIVGTALGLVFADPSIRSLFDAFIQVIGLFMGVLGGLFLLGALTRRANEAGAMIGALVGAAVMFALWRYSSVSGYLFTAIGITVCFVVGYFASSLVPQTSKNLAGLTIYDDGPPVPESPAYE
- a CDS encoding dihydrodipicolinate synthase family protein codes for the protein MNAKRLTGLIAATYTPFDAVGQLRLEQTPQMVEHLIAAGVSGLYVCGSTGEGMSLTSAERRLVAESYVQAADGRLPVIIQVGHNSVVEAKQLAAHAQAIGADAVSATCPSYFKVQSAQLLVDCMREIAGGAPNLPFYYYHIPVLTGSSIDIAQFMQLGGQQIPNLVGLKYTDTKLHEFQQCLKLQNERFDVVWGCDEMLLGALASGSTGAIGSTYNIAAPLYHQIIAAFEAGDWNEARALQNQAIEMINAIGTFPFHSAMKAILGMLGYDFGDCRLPQRALTPDEKIRLRELLCQVGFFEGFVTR
- a CDS encoding sulfatase-like hydrolase/transferase, yielding MFIRRSPLAFCIAWSAIAWGNLAVAEPVAPSRIATGFEEFAAGELRSTDDTSGNWTAEPNQAVVHTAHHRSGKQSLRLLGGEKRSVTWTPPKTSAKVDRLEFWFERWTQRAPFDFLVEASDGQKWTTLYHDRGTAKIGSFQNRLSLPLPNGLPQKIRFTSTTPDESGVMIDDLSVEIATPQRIVSVTARQPVVPVLVNSQLNPVLDICVTVEGSLQPLRLSQLDLKLAGSLPLDQIARLDLFATGNLDAPNWRSLRLDSKELQSFGSVSKLSSQLQFDGDYELSPGPNHFFVSIELKETADSAKTIDVQASSAKIAGKSYAIEAVATPRAQRIGYALRKGGDDGVHTCRIPGLATSKQGTLIAVYDVRHRSGGDLPGDIDVGMSRSTDGGRTWEPMQIIFDMGSDPKWRYDGVGDPAVLVDPATGDIWVAALWSHGDRAWHRSGQGLSPEETGQLMLVRSSDDGRTWSAPINITAQVKRPEWSLLLQGPGKGIAMQDGTLVFAAQYQDPPEQQRLPHSTIIYSKDHGKTWHAGAGAFDDTTEAQVVEVEPGVLMLNCRYNRESTRVVMTTTDMGKTWKEHPTSRRSLIEPTACMASLINVNRELVHEQPGWLLFSNPDSLSGRQRIMIKGSPDGGKSWPQENRLLLDEGSGAGYSCMTMIDSETIGIIYEGSGSHLQFQRVPLVDVIGAEQPKPTAKKPVGLSLPQVFGDHMVLQADLPLPIWGTAPVGASVDVRLGDERQSTVASRTGRWQVTFPVREASRTPVELEVESEGSRVTISDILIGEVWYCAGQSNMAWPLRSTNHGAEEIAAANRPLIRLLNLQGGAPGVPRVNNAEHLSHLLPENYCVGQWETASPESASEFSAVGWYFGRKLEETLNVPIGLINVGQGGSPTEAWMRRELLESTPELQGLVAGDWLRNPLLGDFCKMRGVENLLPNIQAGAQVPSDDLGPNHPFKPGFLWDAAVAPVIPLAIRGVLWYQGESNAETAERVVQHNTLLPAMIADWRKQWGRADLPFLQVQLPAIERPEWPAFRDGQRRMLDQLENVGMAITIDTGERTNVHPHAKQVVGDRLAYWALANVYQQPQAADDCGPLFCNCEAKGNQFRLTFDHVNSGLVSSDGKPLRHFELAGADGNFHSAIAKIIGASVILTSPEVPAPQMARYAWSPFPQPSVNFFNGAGLPASPFTTAATINERTTAKKRPNILVIISEDNGQELGCYGDPYAQTPNLNRLAARGCRFENAYVTHPICSSSRASYLTGLFPFQNGQIGLATHRYAMFRAWDNIPSVLRQNGYRTGIIGKLHVNPESAFPFDYKAITGNGFGDRPVAQYVEAAAKFINDSDQPFFLTVNFPDAHFPLLRQQYGLPKQPLSADDVKTLPFIGVDNTRIREGVANYYNCIMRLDAGIGMLLDELNKSSKAEDTMIIYFGDHGAQFSRGKATCYEGGLRIPLIVQWPGHLPSGVVRDELISTVDILPTILDAAGLPPSETLPGKSLLPLARNENIAWRDFLFAERTAYSADSFFPQRTLRDRQFKLILNLTPDRTNPVADAYANHANSFFVYGTTEAEIAAAEPPVRQAYETWRSPPEVELYDLKADPWEFTNLANDPKYEPVRQKLLAQLQTFRLQHDDPLLSPAALKRLAEEHDRVVQKRKNGKYAVGESWEYQNYLQLPPR